A single Paenibacillus kribbensis DNA region contains:
- a CDS encoding fibronectin type III domain-containing protein yields MNKKRLRQWMAPFATATLILNTGYGIWGGTDALASQSAALSVAPAEVTNLNAAALDTTRVNLSWTNPSDINFDHVQVIGVSNAVYVDNIRSNSYTLSGLQPNTAYTFRVKTVDKSGNDSPGTIIQAKTASADAPVDKTPPGEVSGLSVANLGYNAFTVNYIMPKDTDLSQAIIYLNGKEMQRTTGTSYTFSGLIASTNYNVTIRTIDKSGNISGGISIPVTTSALTVDTVPEVTGASVTSVNNYSVTVSWTRPSGISTVSLYRDGTLITDSTGTSYTFNNLSSGTSYSFTIKSKRSTGALSSGVRLTATTNSTSSNSSEVSNLDVDSKSDTWIKITYDMPSSAEKVKIYADGDYKGTTSSESYKITGLREGRWYEIKVTTVNSSGRESSGVEVSERTDGYSSSSSSSYSSNYEKARDLMRIAENSLNASDWRSARDAISDLPSGTRKSDLLDRLEAIRNRAIGTSSSSSGTSTTTTTSGTTPSNSNNAVSSYSTSFTLTPGAKAAYVDGRATTMAQAPRIINGVTMVPLRFISERVGYQVNYDKATKKIIMNRPTDGKQVVLQIKNTTLAVYELNNSRNYSTNITAPVIINGYTLVPLRVISELSGYQVNYNSASKQITITK; encoded by the coding sequence ATGAATAAAAAGCGATTGCGCCAATGGATGGCTCCGTTCGCAACGGCTACACTGATTTTAAATACGGGATATGGCATCTGGGGAGGAACGGATGCGTTGGCGAGCCAATCTGCTGCTCTGAGTGTTGCACCAGCGGAGGTAACCAATTTGAATGCGGCTGCGCTAGATACAACAAGGGTGAATTTGTCTTGGACTAACCCGTCGGACATCAATTTTGACCATGTACAGGTGATCGGTGTCAGTAACGCTGTGTATGTAGACAACATTCGAAGCAACTCTTATACGTTGAGTGGCTTACAGCCGAATACGGCATATACCTTCCGGGTAAAGACGGTGGATAAAAGTGGGAATGATTCTCCTGGTACTATAATACAGGCCAAAACTGCTTCCGCGGATGCTCCTGTAGATAAGACGCCTCCAGGAGAGGTTAGCGGGCTGAGCGTGGCGAATTTGGGGTACAACGCTTTTACCGTAAATTACATAATGCCCAAGGATACAGACTTGAGCCAAGCTATTATCTATTTAAATGGCAAGGAAATGCAGCGAACTACAGGGACGTCCTATACGTTCAGTGGATTAATTGCGTCCACAAACTATAACGTAACGATCAGGACTATAGACAAATCCGGCAACATATCTGGAGGCATCAGTATTCCGGTTACGACCTCAGCGCTCACCGTTGATACAGTGCCGGAAGTGACAGGAGCTTCAGTGACATCAGTTAATAACTATAGCGTTACTGTTTCCTGGACGAGGCCTAGCGGAATTAGTACGGTCAGTTTATATCGGGACGGAACACTGATCACAGACTCAACAGGCACGTCTTACACATTCAATAATCTTTCATCAGGAACGTCGTATTCATTTACGATTAAATCCAAACGAAGCACAGGTGCATTGTCCTCCGGTGTAAGGCTGACGGCTACAACGAACAGCACGTCTTCCAATTCGTCGGAAGTTTCCAATCTTGATGTAGATAGCAAGAGTGATACCTGGATCAAAATCACCTACGATATGCCGAGTTCGGCTGAAAAAGTAAAAATATATGCTGATGGTGACTACAAGGGGACTACATCCTCCGAATCCTATAAAATTACGGGTTTGCGTGAAGGACGCTGGTACGAGATTAAGGTCACAACGGTAAATAGCAGTGGTAGAGAGTCCAGCGGGGTAGAGGTGTCGGAACGCACAGATGGTTATTCCTCGTCATCGTCATCGTCCTATTCATCGAACTATGAGAAAGCAAGAGATTTGATGCGAATTGCGGAAAACAGTTTGAATGCTTCCGACTGGCGCTCTGCCAGAGACGCAATCAGTGATCTGCCGAGCGGGACACGTAAAAGCGACCTGCTGGATCGGCTGGAAGCTATTCGCAATCGAGCGATTGGTACCAGTAGTTCATCGTCCGGGACGAGCACTACTACAACCACTTCCGGTACAACGCCCTCAAACTCTAACAATGCGGTTTCCTCGTATTCAACTTCGTTCACCCTGACACCGGGAGCTAAAGCAGCTTATGTCGATGGTCGTGCTACGACGATGGCTCAGGCTCCGCGAATCATAAATGGGGTAACGATGGTCCCGTTGCGCTTTATCAGTGAACGGGTGGGCTATCAGGTAAACTATGATAAAGCGACCAAAAAAATCATCATGAATCGCCCTACTGACGGCAAACAAGTGGTGCTTCAAATCAAAAATACGACCCTTGCCGTGTATGAGTTAAACAACTCCCGGAATTACTCGACGAACATCACAGCTCCGGTTATTATTAACGGCTACACGCTGGTTCCACTACGAGTGATTAGCGAGCTTTCGGGCTATCAGGTGAACTATAATAGTGCATCCAAGCAAATTACGATTACAAAATAA
- a CDS encoding DHA2 family efflux MFS transporter permease subunit, whose product MSQTSAPSEPTTFKVLPIMIALLLSGFIGMFSETALNIALNDLMQILHITTATAQWLTTAFLLTLGILVPVSGLLLQTFTTRQLFVASLLFSIAGCLVAALAPTFSVLLIARILQAVGTALLLPLMFNTILIIFPAEKRGAAMGIIGLVIMFAPAVGPTIAGLVLQNLSWHWIFWISLPFLVLSLIFGILFMQNVSKITKPKIDILSILLSSIGFGGVVFGFSKSGEGGEGWTSPVVLLPVIIGLIALILFSMRQLKMKQPMLNLRVFKYPMFVIGVVMIFLCMMTILSTMLILPLFLQKGLALSALTAGLVLLPGGIINGLLSPIMGSLFDKFGPKWLVIPGLAIVVAVLFFLSGITTTSAIVLIIVLHCCLMIGISMIMMPAQTNGLNQLPLELYPDGTAIMSTLQQVAGAIGTAIAVSILSKGMESYLSQSSMPESVNEMANAMVFGSQHSFFFAMIVSVIGLFLAFFIRRVHVKKGAAQAPMH is encoded by the coding sequence ATGAGTCAAACAAGCGCTCCTTCTGAACCCACAACGTTCAAGGTGCTGCCTATTATGATTGCCCTGCTGCTTAGCGGTTTTATCGGAATGTTTAGTGAGACGGCGCTGAACATTGCGCTGAATGATTTAATGCAGATTTTGCACATTACGACAGCAACAGCCCAATGGCTGACTACAGCTTTTCTGCTGACACTCGGTATTTTGGTACCTGTATCTGGATTGCTGCTTCAAACCTTCACGACAAGACAGCTGTTTGTTGCATCGTTGCTATTTTCTATTGCAGGTTGTCTTGTTGCTGCGCTCGCACCTACATTTTCAGTGCTATTAATCGCGCGCATTCTTCAGGCCGTCGGCACGGCGCTGTTGTTGCCGTTGATGTTTAATACCATCTTGATCATTTTCCCGGCTGAAAAGCGAGGCGCGGCTATGGGAATCATCGGATTGGTGATTATGTTTGCACCTGCGGTTGGACCTACCATTGCAGGACTGGTGCTGCAAAATCTGTCCTGGCACTGGATTTTCTGGATCTCCCTTCCGTTCCTGGTACTCTCGTTAATCTTCGGCATTTTATTTATGCAAAATGTTTCGAAAATTACCAAGCCGAAAATTGACATTTTATCTATTCTATTGTCCTCCATCGGCTTCGGCGGTGTCGTATTCGGTTTCAGTAAATCCGGAGAAGGCGGCGAGGGCTGGACCAGCCCGGTTGTTCTGCTGCCGGTGATCATCGGGCTGATCGCGTTGATCCTGTTTTCGATGCGCCAGTTAAAAATGAAGCAGCCTATGCTGAATTTGCGTGTTTTTAAATATCCGATGTTTGTCATCGGAGTCGTGATGATCTTCCTGTGTATGATGACTATCCTTTCTACGATGTTAATTCTTCCGCTCTTTTTGCAAAAAGGGCTGGCCCTGTCCGCTTTGACAGCAGGTTTGGTGCTTCTGCCAGGTGGGATTATCAATGGTCTCTTGTCTCCTATTATGGGCTCCCTGTTCGATAAATTCGGTCCCAAATGGCTCGTCATCCCGGGGCTTGCGATCGTTGTCGCTGTTTTGTTTTTCCTGTCCGGCATTACGACGACATCAGCTATCGTACTCATTATTGTGCTTCATTGCTGCCTGATGATCGGGATATCCATGATTATGATGCCAGCTCAGACGAATGGTCTAAATCAGCTGCCTCTGGAGCTTTACCCGGATGGAACAGCCATTATGAGCACGCTCCAGCAAGTTGCTGGTGCTATTGGTACAGCCATAGCAGTAAGCATTCTCTCCAAAGGCATGGAAAGCTATTTGAGCCAATCCAGTATGCCTGAATCCGTAAACGAAATGGCGAATGCCATGGTATTCGGGTCCCAGCATTCATTTTTCTTTGCCATGATTGTCAGTGTGATCGGGCTATTCCTTGCCTTTTTTATCCGCAGAGTTCATGTCAAAAAAGGAGCAGCTCAAGCTCCGATGCACTAA
- a CDS encoding lantibiotic immunity ABC transporter MutE/EpiE family permease subunit codes for MQQYIAAEHLKLKRTFTKKLVWLAPIVTLLLCTGLMGGNMFQSASYNWWYTMLLPGALTIMCAGVIQKDSRKLNYRAVLGVPVDLLRVWFGKIGVCVSLFFVSSLILFIGITIGGFVFSSSVSLVESVAASLLLFITFLWQIPLCLFLADRIGMFATLIINMVGNVACAILFATSTVWWSVPYAIPARLMCAVIQVLPNGLAVPAGDLLLDRRVIVPGVVISLGLFIILSALTAMSFRKREAK; via the coding sequence ATGCAGCAATACATAGCAGCAGAACATTTGAAGTTAAAGCGTACCTTTACCAAAAAGCTCGTCTGGCTTGCCCCCATCGTCACACTTCTGTTGTGTACTGGGCTCATGGGGGGAAATATGTTCCAAAGCGCCAGCTACAATTGGTGGTATACCATGCTGCTGCCCGGTGCCCTTACCATAATGTGCGCAGGAGTGATCCAAAAGGACAGCAGGAAGCTTAATTACCGTGCTGTCCTCGGAGTGCCTGTAGACCTGCTTCGTGTCTGGTTCGGTAAAATCGGGGTTTGCGTAAGTCTTTTTTTCGTCTCCTCCCTTATCTTGTTTATTGGGATAACCATTGGCGGATTCGTGTTCTCAAGCTCCGTGTCATTGGTGGAAAGCGTCGCTGCAAGTCTGCTGCTGTTCATCACTTTTTTATGGCAAATTCCACTTTGCCTGTTCCTTGCAGACCGAATCGGCATGTTTGCCACACTGATCATCAACATGGTCGGCAACGTAGCCTGCGCTATCCTGTTTGCTACCTCTACCGTGTGGTGGTCGGTCCCCTATGCAATTCCAGCCCGTTTGATGTGCGCCGTTATTCAGGTTCTGCCCAATGGACTTGCCGTTCCTGCGGGAGATTTGCTCCTGGATAGACGTGTTATTGTACCCGGCGTAGTAATTTCACTCGGCCTGTTCATAATTCTGTCGGCACTGACGGCGATGTCTTTCCGCAAACGGGAGGCCAAGTAA
- a CDS encoding response regulator transcription factor, which translates to MANLLAVDDEPAVLALLQNILQKDGHVVTVVSTSSQVLTMQLGAFDLILLDVMMPKMDGFTLCREIRGKVDCPILFLTAKSMENDVMVGLGEGGDDYIIKPFGAGELRARINAHLRRENRERRNVFCIGDVHFNLSGKEITVQDVMVPFTKSEYAICEFLALNRGQVFSKERIYESVFGFNGDSDSATIVEHIKNIRAKLGKAEVSPVETVWGIGYRWK; encoded by the coding sequence ATGGCAAACTTGTTGGCCGTTGATGATGAACCTGCCGTTTTGGCACTCCTTCAAAATATTTTGCAAAAAGATGGCCATGTGGTCACCGTGGTCTCCACCTCCTCACAGGTTCTCACCATGCAGCTTGGAGCATTTGACCTCATACTGCTCGATGTGATGATGCCAAAGATGGACGGGTTCACACTCTGCCGGGAAATACGCGGCAAGGTAGACTGTCCGATACTATTCCTCACCGCAAAATCCATGGAGAACGATGTGATGGTGGGACTTGGTGAAGGCGGAGACGATTATATTATCAAACCGTTTGGGGCCGGAGAGCTGCGCGCGCGCATCAACGCTCACCTCAGACGGGAAAACCGTGAACGGCGTAATGTGTTCTGTATCGGGGACGTTCATTTCAATCTGTCCGGTAAGGAAATCACCGTTCAGGACGTCATGGTCCCGTTTACCAAAAGCGAATATGCAATATGTGAGTTTCTAGCCCTGAACCGGGGCCAGGTGTTCTCTAAAGAGCGGATATACGAATCCGTCTTCGGGTTTAACGGAGATAGTGATTCCGCCACCATCGTGGAGCATATCAAGAATATCCGGGCCAAGCTTGGCAAAGCAGAGGTTTCTCCGGTAGAGACGGTTTGGGGGATCGGATACCGATGGAAATAA
- a CDS encoding DUF1330 domain-containing protein, giving the protein MTAYVIFIREKTNDPEELKLYSAKAPIGLEGHPVTPLAVYGVHEVIEGPEAEGAALLEFPSFEEAKAWYYSPAYQDAVQHRLKGGTYRGMIIEGIPKEEKGVFFE; this is encoded by the coding sequence ATGACGGCCTATGTCATTTTTATACGGGAGAAAACGAATGATCCGGAAGAACTCAAGCTTTATTCCGCCAAAGCTCCAATCGGCTTGGAAGGGCATCCTGTTACACCATTAGCCGTGTATGGTGTGCATGAAGTTATCGAGGGTCCTGAAGCTGAAGGAGCTGCGTTGCTGGAGTTCCCTAGTTTTGAGGAAGCAAAAGCTTGGTATTATAGTCCCGCCTATCAGGATGCTGTGCAGCACCGATTGAAGGGCGGAACCTATCGTGGAATGATTATTGAAGGAATTCCGAAAGAGGAGAAGGGCGTTTTTTTTGAATAA
- a CDS encoding LysR family transcriptional regulator produces the protein MELTQLQYFLTVARLQHMTSASKALNITQPALSHAISKLENELGIPLFERNGRNVELNRYGRIFSKWVEEALNNLEKGKQEIEELSNPDHGVIHISYLNILGIDLVPALIRDYQITNPNVRFDLTQGNLGDINEHFDKGHSDLMITSRESTIDNHEWIVIQKTPLYIVVSDQHPFANRSSLSLFDLSGEPFVGLKNNCGLKATITSRFENTGFMLSSTFDAEDLPTVAGFIKAGLGVSVLPKTFGLMLDGLVWVPIQEEGWEWEVGLKWRKDRYISPAAKRFIDYIDFRNVSAFSQK, from the coding sequence TTGGAGCTTACGCAATTGCAGTATTTTTTAACGGTTGCCCGTCTTCAACATATGACCAGCGCATCAAAGGCGCTTAACATAACCCAACCTGCATTAAGTCATGCGATTTCCAAACTGGAAAATGAACTCGGAATTCCTCTATTTGAACGGAATGGCCGGAATGTAGAGCTCAACCGATACGGGAGAATATTTAGCAAATGGGTCGAGGAAGCCCTGAATAATCTTGAAAAGGGAAAACAGGAGATTGAAGAATTATCCAATCCCGATCATGGTGTCATACACATTTCTTATTTGAACATTTTGGGTATTGATCTGGTTCCAGCTTTAATCAGGGATTATCAGATCACCAATCCGAATGTGCGTTTTGATTTGACACAAGGCAACCTTGGCGACATCAACGAGCATTTTGATAAAGGCCATTCCGATTTGATGATTACTTCAAGAGAGTCCACCATAGACAATCATGAATGGATTGTTATACAGAAAACGCCTTTGTATATTGTCGTTTCTGATCAGCATCCTTTCGCCAACCGATCCTCTTTAAGTTTGTTTGATTTATCCGGTGAACCCTTTGTTGGTCTCAAGAACAATTGCGGGCTCAAAGCCACCATAACGTCCCGCTTCGAAAATACAGGTTTTATGCTGAGTTCCACTTTTGATGCAGAAGATTTGCCCACAGTGGCGGGGTTTATTAAAGCCGGGCTTGGGGTATCGGTGCTTCCCAAAACCTTCGGCTTAATGCTTGATGGACTTGTATGGGTTCCGATTCAGGAGGAAGGCTGGGAATGGGAAGTAGGATTGAAATGGAGAAAAGACCGCTATATATCTCCAGCGGCCAAGCGATTTATTGATTATATCGACTTTAGGAACGTTTCTGCTTTTTCACAAAAATAG
- a CDS encoding sensor histidine kinase: MEIIKVQQKRKSTKLRTIFLGYLAIFCIGTIALALFLVLIFYVLMSNGALLPANYAEKQVLEAKTILEAGKPLQPDFKQTLYNYALFTSDGSLMEGDLTEKQAKAAWNLTQHSDTTYQFPYNYVRVPHHNKITVMRYSIAAQFEPPILRQYMPNAELSFFAVFCITFLVGVALLASSFGRKLGRKMSGLQQAAQQIQAQDLDFSIKLSGVTEIDQLLHSMDRMKETLKASLQKQWDLEKSRREQISALAHDVKTPLTIVRGNVDLLSETEQSEEQKEYTAYIAESTRQMDQYIKTLIEITKAETAVNLQAETIDTEYYLTKVKDQVLALTAAKKISVVFDVYNLPDTLYADPVLLERAIMNVTSNAVDQASEHSEIRLIVETVKHSIRFTVIDEGPGFSSEALKQAAEQFYMGDSSRRLNGHYGMGLYITKSIVNLHGGTLHIANSTQTGGGQVSIEIPISRIST; encoded by the coding sequence ATGGAAATAATCAAAGTACAGCAAAAACGAAAGTCGACCAAACTGCGGACTATTTTCCTCGGTTATTTAGCTATATTCTGTATCGGGACGATTGCACTCGCCCTGTTCCTGGTCCTCATCTTCTATGTCCTGATGTCTAATGGTGCCCTTCTTCCAGCGAACTATGCGGAGAAGCAGGTACTGGAAGCCAAGACCATCCTTGAAGCGGGCAAGCCCCTTCAGCCGGACTTCAAGCAGACACTGTATAACTACGCGTTATTCACTTCAGACGGTAGCCTTATGGAGGGGGATCTTACTGAAAAACAGGCGAAAGCCGCCTGGAACCTTACGCAGCATAGTGATACGACTTATCAGTTCCCCTACAACTATGTAAGAGTCCCACATCATAATAAGATTACCGTGATGCGCTACTCGATCGCGGCACAGTTTGAACCCCCTATCCTGCGCCAATATATGCCAAACGCGGAGTTGTCCTTTTTTGCTGTATTTTGCATCACCTTTCTGGTGGGAGTTGCCCTACTGGCTTCCTCCTTCGGGCGAAAACTGGGGCGCAAAATGAGCGGACTGCAGCAAGCTGCACAGCAAATCCAAGCACAGGATCTGGACTTCTCCATTAAGCTCAGTGGCGTTACGGAGATCGATCAGCTGCTTCATTCCATGGATAGGATGAAAGAAACACTAAAGGCCTCACTGCAGAAGCAGTGGGACCTTGAAAAAAGCCGTCGTGAGCAAATCAGTGCTCTGGCACACGATGTCAAAACACCGCTCACCATCGTTCGCGGGAACGTAGATCTACTGTCCGAAACCGAGCAATCCGAGGAGCAAAAGGAGTATACCGCTTATATAGCGGAGAGCACCAGACAGATGGACCAGTATATCAAGACGCTCATTGAAATTACAAAGGCGGAAACAGCAGTGAACCTGCAAGCGGAAACGATAGATACTGAGTACTATTTAACTAAAGTGAAAGATCAGGTACTAGCCTTGACTGCCGCCAAAAAAATATCCGTAGTGTTCGATGTATACAACCTTCCTGACACGCTGTACGCTGACCCGGTTCTGCTTGAGCGAGCCATCATGAATGTGACCTCCAACGCAGTAGACCAAGCGTCGGAGCATAGCGAGATTCGACTGATCGTAGAGACAGTAAAACACTCTATCCGCTTCACCGTCATAGATGAGGGCCCGGGCTTCTCCTCGGAAGCACTCAAACAGGCAGCTGAACAATTTTATATGGGCGATTCGTCCAGAAGATTAAATGGACATTACGGAATGGGGCTGTACATTACCAAATCTATCGTCAACCTGCATGGCGGAACGCTGCACATCGCTAACTCCACTCAGACGGGAGGCGGGCAGGTAAGTATCGAAATTCCGATCAGTCGAATATCGACATGA
- a CDS encoding TetR/AcrR family transcriptional regulator has protein sequence MAAKPESYENIVQTASKLFFHQGYHATGLNQILTESGSPKGSLYYYFPRGKEELALECIRRGNELVKQKLKKALAGNDDPVLAIQEFIRETAVDADRNGFSGFMPFGFWAAAETSCISESLRHACVNTFTDWQHIYTERLQAAGWMEEKARSFAVLIISMLEGALILAVTQQSSAPIYNVVDYIPQLIK, from the coding sequence ATGGCTGCTAAACCCGAATCATATGAGAATATCGTACAAACCGCGTCGAAGCTCTTTTTTCATCAGGGGTATCACGCTACTGGGCTTAATCAGATTCTTACAGAAAGCGGGTCCCCGAAGGGGTCTCTATACTATTATTTTCCACGTGGCAAAGAAGAGTTGGCGTTGGAATGTATTAGAAGAGGGAATGAGCTTGTTAAACAAAAATTGAAGAAGGCTCTGGCAGGAAACGATGATCCCGTACTGGCCATTCAGGAATTTATTCGCGAAACAGCTGTGGACGCAGACCGTAACGGCTTTAGCGGATTCATGCCCTTTGGCTTTTGGGCTGCTGCAGAAACTTCCTGCATTAGTGAATCTCTTCGCCATGCCTGTGTGAATACGTTTACAGATTGGCAGCATATTTATACGGAACGCCTTCAGGCAGCAGGCTGGATGGAAGAAAAGGCGCGTAGTTTCGCGGTGCTTATTATTTCCATGTTGGAAGGAGCTTTAATCCTAGCCGTTACTCAACAGAGCAGTGCACCCATTTATAATGTAGTGGATTATATTCCACAGCTGATCAAATAA
- a CDS encoding YolD-like family protein, with the protein MAKAKVAKRPTRDEFVLEEIGNQLVEAQQEQSEVVLTVWGREEAVRGQIIKMDPRTGRVHVENNGETDKVPFMDIMSVNYPRD; encoded by the coding sequence GTGGCAAAGGCGAAAGTGGCTAAACGGCCTACTCGGGATGAATTTGTGCTGGAGGAAATCGGAAATCAGCTTGTAGAAGCGCAACAAGAGCAATCCGAAGTTGTATTGACCGTATGGGGGCGTGAAGAAGCAGTCCGCGGACAAATCATCAAAATGGACCCAAGAACGGGAAGAGTTCATGTAGAGAATAATGGTGAAACGGATAAGGTTCCTTTTATGGACATTATGAGTGTCAATTACCCGAGAGATTAG
- a CDS encoding lantibiotic immunity ABC transporter MutG family permease subunit: protein MISFFRYLKADMLKLRRQPMLLVHLFVPLLGISIFLAYYSFTPYLPTSKVEGYLQVLAVSLPTLIGIVCSMATDQEAAAGKFQQLLTSPVKLLPFLSKFSLLLILGLGSVLLASVGFGTGFIYLLDESPYSLGFYVLAACILFSASIFIYAFHFFMSVRFGKGASIGLGIAESLLSALLLTGLGDHPWIYIPCAWASRFVTIWVQYGAGSAAAPPNVMQLDWEIGYCALGTLAIMVLLGLWIWRWEGQNSLE, encoded by the coding sequence ATGATATCTTTTTTCCGCTATTTGAAAGCCGATATGCTCAAACTTAGAAGGCAGCCTATGCTGCTTGTGCACCTCTTTGTACCGCTCTTGGGCATATCTATCTTTCTGGCCTACTATTCTTTCACTCCGTACTTACCGACTTCTAAGGTGGAAGGCTATTTGCAGGTCTTGGCCGTGTCCCTTCCTACCCTGATCGGCATCGTCTGCTCCATGGCTACCGATCAGGAAGCAGCCGCCGGGAAATTTCAGCAGCTCTTGACCTCGCCGGTCAAGCTGCTGCCCTTCCTAAGCAAGTTCAGCCTGCTCCTGATTTTGGGACTTGGCAGTGTTCTACTCGCCTCGGTCGGTTTTGGTACAGGCTTTATATACCTTTTGGATGAGTCTCCGTATAGTTTGGGATTCTATGTGCTTGCTGCCTGCATCCTGTTTTCCGCCAGTATCTTTATTTATGCTTTCCATTTCTTCATGAGTGTGCGATTCGGCAAAGGAGCATCCATCGGTCTGGGCATTGCGGAGAGTCTGCTGTCCGCTTTGCTTCTCACCGGGCTGGGTGACCATCCTTGGATATACATCCCCTGTGCCTGGGCTTCCCGGTTCGTCACGATTTGGGTACAATACGGTGCAGGCTCAGCAGCTGCTCCCCCTAACGTGATGCAGCTCGATTGGGAAATTGGATATTGCGCGCTTGGAACCTTAGCGATCATGGTATTATTGGGATTATGGATTTGGCGCTGGGAAGGGCAAAATTCGTTGGAGTAG
- a CDS encoding DUF3817 domain-containing protein: MFRNAFKTFGFIGNIEAISYLLLVCIAMPLKYAAGMPQMVSWVGMIHGVLFVAYVAATVVMLILRKITILQGLMALIASLLPFGPFIFDRKVLKKAEARGNNTTPIKAT; this comes from the coding sequence ATGTTCAGAAATGCATTTAAGACCTTTGGTTTCATCGGTAATATTGAAGCAATTTCATATTTGCTGCTCGTATGTATCGCCATGCCTCTTAAATACGCAGCCGGGATGCCGCAAATGGTAAGCTGGGTGGGGATGATTCATGGGGTACTGTTCGTGGCTTATGTGGCTGCGACTGTAGTCATGCTGATTTTACGGAAAATAACAATACTGCAAGGGCTTATGGCCTTGATTGCCTCACTTCTGCCATTCGGGCCTTTCATTTTTGATCGCAAGGTGCTGAAGAAAGCCGAAGCACGTGGTAATAACACTACTCCTATAAAGGCCACATAA
- a CDS encoding SDR family oxidoreductase, translated as MAITYANPMTEFEGKKVLVTGGTKGMGEKIAQRFAAAGAAVLTTARSIPAELADPNLFVQADISTLEGVETVVQAVQKRFGTIDILVNNVGGSNTPPGGALAATDENWMETLNWNLLAAVRLDRGLLPLMLDNGKGAIVHISSIQGKLPLYESTVPYAASKAALTNYSKSLSKEFSPKGIRINTVSPGFIQTTAADAMMENIAKVTGSVERALQSVMDALGGIPLGRPGYPEEVAELVAFLASDRAGSITGANYVIDGGTVPTV; from the coding sequence ATGGCTATCACTTATGCAAATCCAATGACTGAATTCGAAGGTAAGAAAGTGCTTGTAACAGGCGGTACTAAAGGGATGGGGGAAAAGATCGCGCAAAGATTTGCGGCGGCTGGTGCTGCCGTCCTGACGACTGCACGTTCCATTCCGGCTGAGCTTGCTGATCCTAACCTGTTTGTTCAAGCAGACATTTCAACCCTTGAAGGTGTAGAAACGGTTGTCCAGGCAGTTCAAAAGCGTTTTGGAACCATTGACATCTTAGTCAATAATGTTGGCGGTTCTAATACTCCTCCAGGCGGTGCTCTAGCAGCAACAGATGAGAACTGGATGGAAACCTTAAATTGGAATTTACTTGCTGCTGTTCGTCTGGATCGTGGATTGCTCCCGTTGATGCTGGACAATGGCAAAGGTGCAATTGTTCACATTTCATCTATTCAAGGCAAATTGCCACTGTACGAGTCAACTGTACCTTATGCTGCTTCCAAAGCCGCTTTGACTAACTATAGCAAAAGCTTATCCAAGGAGTTTTCTCCCAAAGGCATCCGTATTAATACCGTATCACCAGGATTTATCCAAACCACTGCTGCTGATGCAATGATGGAGAATATTGCTAAGGTAACAGGCAGTGTTGAGCGCGCGCTTCAATCCGTAATGGATGCTTTGGGAGGCATTCCGTTAGGCCGTCCCGGTTATCCGGAAGAAGTTGCCGAATTGGTAGCATTCTTGGCTTCTGACCGTGCCGGCTCCATTACAGGCGCCAACTATGTCATCGATGGTGGAACGGTTCCTACTGTCTAA